A window of the Nocardia sp. NBC_01329 genome harbors these coding sequences:
- the hrcA gene encoding heat-inducible transcriptional repressor HrcA → MSSTEDRRFEVLRAIVADYVSTKEPIGSKTLVERHNLGVSSATVRNDMAVLEAEGYIAQPHTSSGRIPTDKGYRQFVDRIAEVKPLSAAERKAIMQFLESGVDLDDVLRRGVRLLAQLTRQVAVVQYPTVSASTVRHLEVVALNPARLLLVVITDTGRVDQRIVELGTVVDDEDVAALRGMLGAAMDGKRLAAASAAVAELPEQAPPKLRDVLIKVSTVMVETLVEHPEERLVLGGTANLTRNAGDFGIHGSLRGVLEALEEQVVVLKLLAAAQQPGTVTVRIGEETQVEEMRGTSVVTTGYGSAGAVLGGMGVLGPTRMDYPGTIASVAAVARYIGDVLAER, encoded by the coding sequence ATGTCGAGCACCGAGGATCGGCGCTTCGAGGTCCTGCGGGCGATCGTCGCCGACTATGTCTCCACCAAGGAGCCCATCGGTTCGAAAACCCTGGTAGAACGACACAACCTGGGCGTTTCCAGTGCGACCGTACGCAACGATATGGCGGTTCTGGAGGCCGAGGGCTACATCGCCCAACCCCACACCAGCTCCGGCCGAATCCCCACCGACAAGGGTTACCGCCAGTTCGTGGACCGGATCGCCGAGGTGAAACCGCTGTCGGCGGCCGAACGCAAGGCGATCATGCAGTTCCTGGAATCGGGAGTCGACCTCGACGACGTCCTGCGCCGCGGCGTACGCCTACTGGCCCAGCTGACCCGCCAGGTCGCGGTCGTCCAGTATCCGACGGTGTCCGCGTCCACCGTGCGTCACCTCGAAGTGGTCGCGCTGAACCCCGCCCGGCTGCTGCTGGTGGTGATCACCGACACCGGCCGCGTCGACCAGCGCATCGTCGAACTCGGCACCGTGGTCGACGACGAGGACGTGGCCGCCCTGCGCGGCATGCTGGGTGCCGCCATGGACGGTAAACGCCTGGCCGCCGCATCCGCCGCGGTCGCCGAACTGCCCGAGCAGGCGCCGCCCAAACTGCGCGATGTACTGATCAAGGTGTCGACGGTCATGGTCGAGACGCTGGTCGAACACCCGGAGGAACGCCTGGTCCTGGGCGGTACCGCCAACCTGACCCGCAATGCCGGCGATTTCGGTATCCACGGTTCCCTGCGCGGGGTGCTCGAAGCCCTGGAGGAGCAGGTCGTGGTTCTCAAACTGCTTGCCGCCGCCCAACAACCCGGCACGGTGACGGTGCGGATCGGCGAGGAGACGCAGGTCGAGGAAATGCGCGGCACCTCGGTCGTCACCACCGGCTACGGCTCGGCCGGCGCGGTCCTCGGCGGTATGGGCGTCCTCGGCCCCACCCGAATGGACTACCCCGGCACCATCGCCTCGGTCGCGGCGGTCGCCCGCTACATCGGCGACGTTCTCGCCGAACGCTGA
- the hemW gene encoding radical SAM family heme chaperone HemW — protein MLRDFGGGPFGIYVHVPFCATRCGYCDFNTYTAGELGTSASTQSWAEALRGELATAAREFAALPTATPPVATVFVGGGTPSLLGGDGLAGVLDAIRAQFDLAPDAEVTTESNPESTSPQFFERIRAAGFTRISLGMQSAAPHVLAFLDRTHTPGRAVAAAREARAAGFDHVNLDLIYGTPGERDSDLDASLDAVLDAGVDHVSAYSLIVEDGTALARRVRRGELPAPDDDVLAARYERIDARLEAAGLTWYEVSNWAAGEDARCRHNLGYWDGGDWLGAGPGAHSHLGGVRWWNVKHPARYADRVAAGGLPAADWENLTAADRYLERVMLALRLRTGLPLADLDAAGKAAAQSATADGLATLTGGRLVLTDRGRLLADGVVRDVAG, from the coding sequence GTGCTGCGCGATTTCGGCGGCGGGCCCTTCGGTATCTACGTCCACGTACCGTTCTGCGCGACCCGCTGCGGATACTGCGATTTCAACACATACACCGCCGGCGAACTGGGCACTTCGGCCTCGACACAGTCATGGGCGGAAGCCTTGCGTGGAGAGCTGGCGACCGCCGCCCGGGAGTTCGCGGCGCTGCCCACCGCGACACCGCCGGTGGCAACGGTCTTCGTGGGCGGTGGAACCCCCTCCCTGCTCGGCGGAGACGGACTGGCCGGCGTACTCGATGCGATCCGGGCGCAATTCGACCTCGCCCCGGACGCCGAGGTCACCACCGAATCCAACCCGGAGTCGACCTCACCGCAATTCTTCGAGCGGATCCGCGCGGCCGGTTTCACCCGCATCTCGCTCGGCATGCAATCGGCCGCCCCACACGTGCTGGCCTTCCTGGACCGCACCCACACCCCCGGCCGTGCGGTCGCCGCCGCCCGGGAAGCACGGGCTGCCGGATTCGATCATGTGAACCTCGACCTGATCTACGGAACTCCGGGCGAACGCGACAGCGACCTGGACGCGAGCCTGGACGCGGTACTCGACGCGGGCGTCGACCACGTCTCGGCCTATTCGCTCATCGTCGAGGACGGCACCGCACTGGCCCGCCGGGTGCGTCGCGGTGAACTGCCCGCCCCCGACGACGATGTGCTCGCCGCTCGCTACGAGCGGATCGACGCGCGGCTCGAAGCCGCCGGACTCACCTGGTATGAGGTATCGAACTGGGCGGCCGGCGAGGATGCGCGCTGCCGGCACAACCTCGGCTACTGGGACGGCGGCGACTGGCTCGGCGCCGGACCGGGCGCACACAGCCACCTCGGGGGAGTGCGCTGGTGGAATGTGAAACATCCGGCGCGTTACGCCGACCGAGTGGCCGCCGGCGGGCTGCCCGCCGCGGACTGGGAGAACCTGACTGCCGCCGACCGCTACCTCGAGCGCGTCATGCTCGCCCTGCGCCTCCGTACCGGTCTGCCGCTCGCCGACCTCGACGCGGCCGGTAAGGCCGCGGCGCAGTCGGCCACCGCCGACGGACTGGCCACCCTCACCGGCGGGCGGTTGGTCCTCACCGACCGTGGACGGTTACTGGCCGACGGTGTCGTCCGGGATGTGGCCGGCTGA
- a CDS encoding nitrite/sulfite reductase, giving the protein MTSSTDATTPAKAEAPAARPTRARTGKPVRRRAEGQWALGYREPLNPNEQSKKDDNPLNVRTRIENIYAKGGFDSIDKGDLRGRFRWWGLYTQREEGYDGSWTGDENIDLLEAKYFMMRVRCDAGALNVAQLRTLGGISTEFARDTADLSDRENVQYHWIEIEDVPEIWRRLESVGLQTTEACGDCPRVVLGSPLASESLDEILDPTPAIDEIVRRYIGKKEYSNLPRKFKTAISGQQDVVHEINDVAFIGVEHPEHGPGLDLWVGGGLSTNPMLAQRVGAWVPLDEVPEVWEAVVSLFRDYGYRRLRTKARLKFLIKDWGIEKFRQVLEDEYLKRKLIDGPAPEQPSRPIDHVGVQKLRNGLNAVGFSPIAGRVSGSILTQVSEAVERAGSDRIRFTPYQKLIVLDIADDKVEQLIAELEPLGLQARPSVWRRNLLACSGIEFCKLSFVETRKRSQVLAPELEQRLADINAELDVPITININGCPNSCGRSQIADIGFKGQLVDDGDGNQVEGFQVHLGGSLGLDSSFGRKLRQHKVTSAELGDYIERVVRNFVEHREGEERFAQWAVRAEEADLR; this is encoded by the coding sequence ATGACGTCGAGCACCGACGCCACCACCCCCGCGAAGGCCGAGGCCCCCGCCGCACGTCCTACGCGCGCTCGTACCGGTAAACCGGTTCGCCGCCGCGCCGAGGGCCAGTGGGCGCTCGGCTACCGCGAACCGCTCAACCCGAACGAACAGTCCAAGAAGGACGACAACCCGCTCAACGTCCGCACCCGGATCGAGAACATCTACGCCAAGGGCGGATTCGACAGTATCGACAAGGGCGATCTGCGCGGCCGTTTCCGCTGGTGGGGTCTGTACACCCAGCGTGAGGAAGGTTACGACGGCAGCTGGACCGGCGACGAGAACATCGACCTGCTCGAAGCGAAATACTTCATGATGCGCGTCCGCTGCGACGCCGGCGCATTGAATGTCGCGCAGTTGCGCACGCTCGGCGGGATCTCCACCGAGTTCGCCCGCGATACCGCAGACCTCTCCGACCGGGAGAACGTGCAATACCACTGGATCGAGATCGAGGACGTCCCCGAGATCTGGCGCCGCCTCGAATCCGTGGGTCTGCAGACCACCGAGGCCTGCGGCGACTGCCCGCGTGTGGTGCTCGGTTCCCCGCTGGCGAGTGAGTCGCTCGACGAGATCCTCGACCCCACGCCCGCGATCGACGAGATCGTGCGCCGCTATATCGGCAAGAAGGAGTACTCCAACCTGCCGCGCAAGTTCAAGACCGCGATCTCCGGTCAGCAGGATGTGGTGCACGAGATCAACGATGTGGCGTTCATCGGCGTCGAACATCCCGAGCACGGTCCCGGCCTGGACCTGTGGGTCGGCGGCGGCCTGTCCACCAACCCCATGCTGGCCCAGCGGGTCGGCGCGTGGGTGCCGCTGGACGAGGTGCCGGAGGTCTGGGAAGCGGTGGTGAGCCTCTTCCGTGACTACGGCTACCGGCGCCTGCGCACCAAGGCGCGGCTGAAGTTCCTGATCAAGGACTGGGGTATCGAGAAGTTCCGCCAGGTCCTCGAGGACGAGTACCTGAAGCGCAAGTTGATCGACGGTCCGGCACCGGAGCAGCCGAGCCGCCCGATCGACCATGTCGGCGTGCAGAAGTTGCGCAACGGGCTGAACGCGGTCGGCTTCTCACCCATCGCGGGCCGGGTCTCGGGCAGCATCCTCACCCAGGTCTCCGAGGCGGTGGAGCGCGCCGGGTCGGACCGGATCCGGTTCACCCCGTATCAGAAGCTGATCGTGCTCGATATCGCCGACGACAAGGTCGAGCAGCTCATCGCGGAATTGGAACCGCTGGGGTTGCAGGCGCGGCCCTCGGTCTGGCGGCGCAATCTGCTGGCCTGCAGCGGGATCGAATTCTGCAAGCTGTCCTTCGTCGAGACCCGCAAACGCTCCCAGGTGCTGGCACCGGAACTGGAACAGCGACTCGCCGATATCAACGCCGAACTCGATGTGCCGATCACCATCAACATCAACGGCTGCCCGAACTCCTGCGGCCGGTCACAGATCGCCGATATCGGTTTCAAGGGCCAGCTCGTCGACGACGGCGACGGGAATCAGGTCGAGGGCTTCCAGGTTCATCTGGGTGGCAGCCTCGGCCTCGACAGCAGCTTCGGACGCAAACTGCGTCAGCACAAGGTGACCAGCGCCGAACTCGGTGACTACATCGAGCGCGTGGTCCGCAACTTCGTCGAACACCGCGAAGGCGAGGAACGGTTCGCGCAGTGGGCCGTTCGCGCCGAGGAAGCCGATCTGCGATGA
- a CDS encoding phosphoadenylyl-sulfate reductase → MTGEPTVTTEQKQLPTKLSTEELRALAERGAAELGPDASAAELLRWTDENFGTGYIVASNMQDGVLVQLAAEVRPGVDVLFLDTGYHFAETIGTRNAVEAVYGVNVVNARPEQSVAEQDALLGKDLFARNANECCRLRKVAPLTGSLAPYNAWVTGIRRVEAPTRANAPLISFDEGFGLVKINPIAPWSDDEMQDYIEKHSILVNPLVEEGYPSIGCAPCTRKPEPGSDPRSGRWAGLAKTECGLHAS, encoded by the coding sequence GTGACGGGAGAACCCACTGTGACAACCGAGCAGAAACAGTTGCCGACCAAATTGAGCACCGAGGAACTGCGGGCCCTGGCCGAACGTGGCGCCGCCGAACTCGGCCCGGACGCCTCGGCCGCGGAGCTGCTGCGCTGGACCGACGAGAACTTCGGTACCGGCTATATCGTCGCGTCGAATATGCAGGACGGGGTGCTTGTCCAGCTGGCCGCCGAGGTCCGGCCCGGCGTGGACGTACTTTTCCTCGACACCGGCTACCACTTCGCCGAGACGATCGGCACCCGGAACGCTGTGGAAGCGGTGTACGGGGTGAACGTGGTGAACGCCCGCCCGGAACAGTCGGTCGCCGAACAGGACGCGCTGCTGGGCAAGGATCTGTTCGCCCGGAACGCGAACGAATGCTGCCGCCTGCGCAAGGTGGCGCCATTGACCGGTTCGCTGGCGCCGTACAACGCGTGGGTCACCGGGATCCGGCGGGTGGAGGCCCCCACCCGCGCGAACGCTCCGCTCATCTCCTTCGACGAGGGCTTCGGGCTGGTGAAGATCAACCCGATCGCGCCCTGGTCCGACGACGAGATGCAGGACTACATCGAAAAGCATTCGATTCTCGTCAATCCCCTGGTGGAGGAGGGGTATCCGTCCATCGGCTGCGCTCCGTGCACACGGAAGCCGGAGCCGGGTTCCGATCCGCGAAGTGGCCGCTGGGCCGGCCTCGCCAAGACCGAATGTGGGTTACACGCCTCATGA
- the cysD gene encoding sulfate adenylyltransferase subunit CysD: MWVTRLMTDVFTTERSVGLSDFDTLAALESEAIHIFREVAGEFERPVILFSGGKDSTVLLHLALKAFWPAPLPFALLHVDTGHNLPEVLEFRDHVVEKYGLRLHVASVEDYLADGRLTERPDGIRNPLQTVPLLDAITENRFDAVFGGARRDEERSRAKERIFSLRNAFGQWDPKRQRPELWNLYNGRHAPGEHVRVFPLSNWTELDIWRYIARENVELATIYYAHQRPVYQRDGMWMTPGSWGGARDGEVLETRSVRYRTVGDGSTTGAILSDAADNEAILAEVAASRLTERGATRGDDRVSEAAMEDRKREGYF, translated from the coding sequence ATGTGGGTTACACGCCTCATGACCGACGTATTCACCACCGAACGCTCCGTCGGACTGTCGGATTTCGACACCCTGGCCGCGCTGGAATCGGAAGCCATCCACATCTTCCGCGAGGTCGCGGGCGAGTTCGAACGCCCGGTGATCCTGTTCTCCGGTGGTAAGGACTCCACCGTCCTGCTGCATCTGGCGCTCAAGGCCTTCTGGCCGGCCCCGCTGCCGTTCGCGCTGCTGCACGTGGATACCGGGCACAACCTGCCCGAGGTGCTGGAATTCCGCGACCACGTGGTCGAGAAGTACGGCCTGCGGCTGCATGTGGCGAGCGTCGAGGATTACCTCGCCGACGGCCGGCTCACCGAACGCCCGGACGGTATCCGCAATCCGCTGCAGACCGTTCCGCTGCTGGACGCCATCACCGAGAACCGTTTCGACGCGGTCTTCGGCGGCGCCCGCCGCGACGAGGAACGTTCCCGTGCCAAGGAGCGGATCTTCTCGCTGCGCAACGCCTTCGGCCAGTGGGATCCGAAGCGGCAGCGGCCCGAACTGTGGAACCTCTACAACGGCCGGCACGCCCCCGGCGAGCACGTGCGGGTGTTCCCGCTGTCCAACTGGACCGAACTCGATATCTGGCGCTATATCGCCCGCGAGAACGTGGAACTGGCCACCATCTACTACGCGCATCAGCGTCCGGTGTATCAGCGCGACGGGATGTGGATGACCCCCGGCAGCTGGGGTGGTGCGCGTGACGGCGAGGTTCTCGAGACCCGCTCGGTGCGGTACCGGACCGTCGGTGACGGCTCCACCACCGGCGCCATCCTGTCCGACGCCGCCGACAACGAAGCCATCCTGGCCGAGGTCGCCGCTTCCCGGCTGACCGAACGCGGCGCGACCCGTGGCGACGACCGGGTCTCCGAAGCCGCCATGGAAGACCGCAAACGAGAGGGTTATTTCTGA
- a CDS encoding sulfate adenylyltransferase subunit 1, with product MSDLLRLATAGSVDDGKSTLVGRLLYDTKSVLADQIDAVTRASVDKGLSTPDLSLLVDGLRAEREQGITIDVAYRYFATPQRSFVLADTPGHVQYTRNTVSGASTAQLVILLVDARKGVIEQTRRHAAVLALLGVPKLVLAVNKIDLVGVDEPSEQAQQAAAAKVFAEISAEFSHLTRTLGWPDEDVLEIPVSALNGDNIATRSDRTPYYSGPSLIEHLESVPVDADNSGEHAVGLRFPVQYVIRPRTPEYPDYRGYAGQIAAGSVAPGDEVVVLPSGIRTTVERIDTPDGELAVAQAGRSVTLILADEVDISRGDTIASPGDAPEPVETFDATVCWLGDKPLRPGARLLLKHGTRTTQAIVGALTERFDEQRLAADPDPETLSLNDIGRISVRVAEPIAADDYRTNRHTGSFLLIDPAGGNTLAAGLVGDALTAVEVGTEA from the coding sequence ATGTCCGACCTACTGAGGCTGGCCACCGCCGGTTCTGTCGACGACGGCAAGTCCACCCTGGTCGGGCGTCTGCTCTACGACACCAAATCCGTGCTCGCCGACCAGATCGACGCGGTGACCCGGGCGTCGGTGGACAAGGGCCTGTCCACCCCCGACCTGTCGCTACTGGTGGACGGTCTGCGGGCCGAACGCGAACAGGGCATCACCATCGATGTCGCCTACCGGTACTTCGCGACCCCGCAGCGGTCGTTCGTCCTGGCCGATACTCCGGGGCATGTGCAGTACACCCGCAACACCGTCTCCGGGGCTTCCACCGCGCAGCTGGTGATCCTGCTGGTGGACGCGCGCAAGGGCGTTATCGAGCAGACCCGCCGCCATGCCGCGGTGCTGGCGTTGCTGGGGGTGCCGAAGCTGGTGCTGGCGGTGAACAAGATCGACCTCGTCGGCGTCGACGAGCCCAGCGAACAGGCGCAGCAGGCCGCGGCCGCCAAAGTCTTCGCGGAGATCTCGGCGGAGTTCTCGCACCTCACCCGCACCCTCGGCTGGCCGGACGAGGACGTCCTGGAGATCCCCGTATCGGCGCTGAACGGCGACAATATCGCCACCCGCTCCGATCGGACTCCGTACTACAGCGGCCCGTCGCTGATCGAGCATCTCGAATCGGTACCGGTGGACGCGGACAACTCCGGCGAGCACGCGGTGGGCCTGCGCTTCCCGGTGCAGTATGTGATCCGGCCGCGGACACCGGAGTATCCGGACTACCGGGGCTACGCGGGCCAGATCGCGGCGGGCTCGGTGGCCCCCGGCGACGAGGTGGTGGTGCTGCCCTCCGGCATCCGCACCACCGTCGAGCGGATCGACACCCCCGACGGCGAACTGGCTGTCGCCCAAGCCGGTCGCAGTGTGACGCTGATACTGGCCGACGAGGTCGATATCTCGCGCGGCGACACCATCGCCTCCCCCGGTGACGCGCCGGAACCGGTCGAGACCTTCGATGCCACCGTCTGCTGGCTCGGCGACAAACCGCTGCGTCCCGGCGCCCGGCTGCTGCTCAAGCACGGAACCCGCACCACTCAGGCGATCGTCGGTGCGCTCACCGAGCGCTTCGACGAACAGCGCCTGGCCGCCGACCCGGATCCGGAAACACTCTCGCTCAACGATATCGGCCGGATCTCGGTACGGGTCGCCGAGCCGATCGCTGCCGACGACTACCGGACCAACCGGCACACCGGCAGTTTCCTGCTCATCGACCCGGCGGGCGGGAACACGCTGGCAGCGGGCCTGGTCGGCGATGCACTCACAGCGGTCGAGGTCGGAACCGAGGCTTGA
- a CDS encoding sirohydrochlorin chelatase, with amino-acid sequence MPSSPTLVAVAHGSRDPRSAATVAALLEQVRAARPGTPTRLAFLDLNAPVVGQVLESVAAAGETHAVVVPLLLGSAFHARVDLPALLAGAATRHPRLRLTQAEVFGADPRLLELLHERVRTAYTERGWDTEPERLGIVLAAVGSSSTIANRQTGRLALGFADRTGIPTEVCFATAEPTLAQASARVRARGADRLLVAPWFLAPGLLTDRLRDQDPLLPHAGVLAPDPALADIVWDRYDNALARAYPLSA; translated from the coding sequence ATGCCGAGCAGTCCCACACTGGTGGCGGTGGCACACGGCAGCCGGGATCCCCGGTCCGCCGCCACCGTCGCCGCACTCTTGGAACAGGTTCGGGCCGCACGTCCCGGGACGCCGACCCGCCTGGCCTTCCTGGACCTGAACGCACCGGTGGTCGGACAGGTACTGGAATCCGTCGCCGCCGCCGGGGAGACCCACGCGGTGGTCGTTCCGCTGCTCCTGGGCAGCGCCTTCCATGCCCGGGTGGATCTGCCGGCACTGCTGGCCGGCGCCGCCACTCGCCACCCGCGGCTACGGCTCACCCAGGCCGAGGTATTCGGTGCCGACCCGCGCCTGCTCGAGCTACTGCACGAGCGGGTCCGGACGGCGTACACCGAACGCGGCTGGGATACCGAGCCCGAACGGCTCGGTATCGTGCTGGCCGCGGTCGGGTCGTCCTCGACGATCGCGAACCGGCAAACCGGTCGGCTGGCGCTCGGATTCGCCGACCGCACCGGTATTCCCACCGAAGTATGCTTCGCCACCGCGGAACCCACACTCGCACAGGCCTCGGCGCGAGTGCGTGCCCGCGGCGCCGACCGCCTCCTGGTCGCCCCCTGGTTCCTGGCCCCGGGCCTGCTCACCGACCGGCTGCGCGACCAGGATCCGCTGCTGCCGCATGCCGGGGTCCTCGCACCGGATCCGGCGCTGGCAGATATCGTCTGGGACCGCTACGACAACGCGCTCGCCCGCGCATACCCGCTATCGGCCTGA
- a CDS encoding HAD family hydrolase yields the protein MDNDGGPPRLIALDVDGTLLKTGARVSARVTAAVRAAVGAGAHVVVSTGRTVVSTRPVLDELGLVQGHAICSNGAVHIDIQQAVPVAVHHFDPAPAVSALRQIFPDMIFTAERVGQGFWATGMSPGEYYAGGEYVVVDDLTLGSEPTPRLNCWWPEGAPDEMHRLLESLALPEISWVYGEFGPWLTISRHGVSKGWALEHLRGLLDIPRAATLAIGDGFNDREMFAWAGHSVAMANAPVELHGLVDEVTDDVAADGVAAVLERWF from the coding sequence GTGGACAATGACGGGGGCCCACCACGGCTGATCGCGCTCGATGTGGACGGAACACTGCTGAAAACCGGCGCCCGGGTCAGCGCCCGGGTGACCGCCGCGGTGCGTGCGGCTGTCGGAGCCGGTGCGCATGTTGTGGTGAGTACCGGACGGACGGTGGTCTCCACCCGGCCCGTACTCGACGAGCTCGGCCTGGTGCAGGGCCACGCCATCTGCTCCAACGGCGCGGTGCACATCGATATACAGCAGGCCGTCCCGGTGGCGGTGCACCATTTCGATCCTGCGCCCGCCGTCAGCGCGCTGCGACAGATTTTCCCGGACATGATCTTCACGGCGGAACGGGTCGGTCAGGGCTTCTGGGCGACCGGTATGAGCCCCGGAGAGTACTACGCCGGCGGCGAATACGTGGTGGTCGACGATCTCACCCTGGGCAGCGAACCCACACCGCGCCTGAACTGCTGGTGGCCCGAGGGTGCGCCGGACGAGATGCACCGGTTGCTGGAGAGTTTGGCGCTTCCGGAGATCAGTTGGGTCTACGGTGAATTCGGGCCCTGGCTCACTATTTCCCGGCACGGTGTTTCCAAGGGTTGGGCGCTGGAACACCTGCGCGGCCTGCTCGATATTCCGCGCGCTGCCACCCTGGCGATCGGAGACGGTTTCAACGATCGTGAGATGTTCGCGTGGGCCGGGCATTCGGTGGCGATGGCGAACGCGCCGGTCGAGTTACACGGTCTGGTCGACGAGGTCACCGATGATGTCGCCGCCGACGGTGTGGCCGCAGTTCTGGAACGCTGGTTCTGA